Proteins from a genomic interval of Pseudodesulfovibrio nedwellii:
- a CDS encoding ABC transporter substrate-binding protein yields MIEKRIRGALFFLLFISGLILFQAGKPMAWAGENFLLGMSAAFNGPSKGLGVELYRGSMAYFAFLNESGGINGHHVNIVPLDDGYQPDPAIENTIKFLEDDDILCLFNYVGTPTVTRILPLLKGYKGHQKLLFFPFTGAEPQRQQPYRSYVFNLRASYVDELDGLVNRFLDSGRTRIAVFYQADAYGRSGWDGTRKALAARNRFLAGEATYRRGARFEDSMKRQVDILLRSKPDVVLSIGSYAACAAFIRDARDMGLDVPIANVSFVGSENLLVLLEKVGAKSGRDYTKNLVNTQIVPSYEDLSLPAVREYREYMDRYAPSPPPLTVESYLPLKYSFTSFEGFLNAKAMARILASYEEVPTSGIRWAAEFIRNADLGINAPVNFSPGNHQGLDKVYFTTVRDGKFVPLDEGLWQSWRK; encoded by the coding sequence ATGATTGAAAAAAGAATACGCGGTGCACTGTTCTTCCTTCTTTTTATTTCGGGACTGATTCTTTTTCAGGCCGGAAAGCCGATGGCATGGGCGGGCGAAAACTTTTTGTTGGGCATGTCCGCTGCCTTTAACGGTCCGAGTAAAGGGTTGGGTGTGGAGCTGTATCGAGGCTCCATGGCTTATTTTGCTTTTCTCAATGAATCCGGCGGAATCAATGGCCATCATGTGAATATCGTCCCTCTCGATGATGGGTATCAACCTGATCCCGCCATTGAGAACACGATAAAATTTCTTGAGGATGATGATATCCTGTGCCTTTTCAATTACGTGGGAACGCCGACGGTGACGCGTATTTTACCTCTGCTAAAGGGATATAAGGGGCATCAGAAACTCTTGTTTTTTCCGTTTACGGGTGCGGAACCGCAGCGGCAACAGCCATACAGAAGTTATGTCTTCAACCTTCGAGCTTCCTATGTGGACGAGCTTGACGGTTTGGTAAACAGATTTTTGGACAGTGGAAGAACTCGGATTGCTGTTTTTTATCAAGCTGATGCTTATGGTCGGAGTGGTTGGGATGGAACCCGTAAGGCTTTGGCTGCCCGGAATCGGTTTTTGGCTGGCGAGGCAACGTATAGAAGGGGTGCGCGTTTTGAGGACTCCATGAAACGGCAGGTGGATATCCTCCTGCGATCCAAGCCGGATGTCGTGCTGTCCATTGGTTCCTATGCTGCGTGTGCAGCCTTTATTCGCGATGCCCGCGACATGGGACTTGATGTCCCGATAGCCAATGTTTCATTTGTGGGCAGCGAAAATCTTCTTGTTTTGTTGGAAAAAGTAGGGGCCAAGTCTGGGCGTGACTACACCAAAAATCTTGTGAATACGCAGATTGTTCCCAGTTATGAAGATTTGAGTCTGCCCGCTGTCAGGGAATACCGGGAATATATGGATCGTTATGCTCCTTCTCCGCCACCTTTGACGGTTGAATCATACCTGCCGCTCAAGTACAGTTTTACGAGTTTTGAAGGGTTTCTCAATGCCAAGGCCATGGCCCGTATCCTTGCTTCATATGAAGAAGTCCCGACATCAGGGATCCGGTGGGCCGCCGAGTTTATCCGAAATGCCGACCTCGGAATAAATGCTCCCGTTAATTTTAGCCCCGGCAATCACCAAGGGCTGGATAAAGTGTATTTTACAACGGTCAGGGATGGTAAGTTTGTGCCCCTTGATGAGGGACTATGGCAGTCATGGCGCAAATAA